The Triticum aestivum cultivar Chinese Spring chromosome 7B, IWGSC CS RefSeq v2.1, whole genome shotgun sequence genome window below encodes:
- the LOC123156102 gene encoding uncharacterized protein isoform X1, which yields MNQGGRKEKQNSRLRIERNIMEGLYKKGGVVNVPDDDEEEIQMNIREALRDPNVSRRIERRIGKGGVGDVHVSVGKRSISAYFDRQLSSNKVSMQPKISSALDPNSRDALGLAWSKFFHANDIAGRKADCPYFRAAVKITQQLGPIPIPTAKEIDGPYLEANYDEANSFLKKFKQDWKNFGVTLMCDSWTGPTGMSIINFMVYCNARMFFLNTIDASGQTQNSEMAREQRISRSFWMLGSLELMLQIS from the exons ATGAATCAAGGAggaagaaaagagaaacaaaatagcaGGCTGAGAATTGAAAGAAATATTATGGAAGGGTTGTATAAAAAAGGAGGGGTGGTTAACGTaccagatgatgatgaagaagaaattCAGATGAATATTAGAGAAGCATTGCGTGACCCGAATGTCTCTCGCAGAATTGAAAGGAGAATTGGCAAGGGGGGTGTGGGTGATGTGCATGTTTCTGTTGGTAAAAGGAGTATCAGCGCCTATTTTGACAGGCAATTATCTAGCAACAAAGTATCTATGCAGCCCAAGATCAGTAGTGCTTTGGATCCTAATTCAAGAGATGCACTTGGTCTAGCTTGGTCCAAGTTTTTTCATGCCAATGATATTGCTGGACGTAAAGCTGATTGCCCATACTTTCGAGCTGCTGTGAAGATCACTCAACAATTAGGGCCTATTCCTATACCAACCGCGAAGGAGATTGATGGGCCATATTTGGAGGCCAACTATGATGAAGCTAATTCGTTTCTTAAAAAATTCAAACAAGACTGGAAGAACTTTGGTGTGACTCTTATGTGCGATTCTTGGACTGGTCCTACAGGAATGAGCATCATAAACTTCATGGTGTATTGTAATGCACGAATGTTCTTCCTCAATACCATTGATGCATCCGGACAAACTCAGAATTCAG AAATGGCACGTGAGcaaaggatatcaagaagcttttGGATGTTGGGAAGCTTGGAGCTGATGCTTCAAATAAGCTGA
- the LOC123156102 gene encoding uncharacterized protein isoform X3: protein MALGGCGNEADGARANHGGSSTGQRQQHGGRPLVWEGNGTANRSGSGDQDANGSGSQRPWKEMAREQRISRSFWMLGSLELMLQIS, encoded by the exons ATGGCGCTCGGCGGCTGCGGCAACGAAGCTGATGGTGCACGAGCCAACCATGGAGGCAGTAGCACGGGGCAGCGACAGCAGCATGGAGGGCGTCCTCTTGTTTGGGAAG GTAATGGAACTGCAAATAGGAGTGGCAGCGGCGACCAGGATGCAAATGGAAGTGGTTCCCAAAGACCTTGGAAAG AAATGGCACGTGAGcaaaggatatcaagaagcttttGGATGTTGGGAAGCTTGGAGCTGATGCTTCAAATAAGCTGA
- the LOC123156102 gene encoding pheromone-processing carboxypeptidase KEX1 isoform X2: MEWLNEDVEDPIVDGADAASAVFEQIRHLNSSRKASYVGSKGNNKKRKRNDDDENEFLETESEDDEEENEYVDNDIEDDDGVSEDDEDGEQDQLETQMQIEEETQVQVQKEAPTSTGHLETRSGRLIRKKTKNVNSLYS; the protein is encoded by the coding sequence ATGGAGTGGCTGAATGAGGATGTAGAGGATCCGATTGTGGATGGAGCTGATGCAGCTAGTGCTGTTTTTGAGCAAATAAGGCACCTCAACTCAAGCAGGAAGGCGTCTTATGTTGGTTCAAAGGGTAATAACAAGAAAAGAAAGAGGAATGATGATGATGAGAATGAGTTTCTTGAAACTGAGAGTGAGGATGATGAAGAAGAGAATGAATATGTTGATAATGACATCGAGGATGATGATGGGGTgagtgaggatgatgaggatggtgaACAAGATCAGCTAGAGACACaaatgcaaattgaagaagagacacAAGTACAAGTTCAAAAGGAGGCACCAACAAGCACTGGCCATTTGGAGACTAGATCTGGACGACTTATTAGGAAGAAGACCAAGAACGTCAACAGCCTCTACTCGTAA